TTTTGTAGTTTGTAACTTCAGAACAGTTGAGAGATGAGAACTAATTTAGCTTAATTTCAGTATATCAGAGAGGGTGTGGCTGTGTTTTGGTGCGTAATAAATGTCTCTGATACGAATCTCTGGCTCCACCTACCCCGTAGGATATGGCAGCAGCGGCATATGAAAGGGAGCCGGCGCACTGTAGTACCAAAGAGGAAGTGAGATTACATTTCTGTCTCTGTGGATAGCTATTAGTAACCTGCTAAGAAAGGGGAAGAGAGAAAAGGGGAAATATGGATGATTTGGGTGTAGGGTGTATTGTGTCTATGGGTTATTCTGAATGGCACAAATAAAATTGCTGTTCTGATCAGGTGCAGCATGCTGGTTAATTTCTTAAAGAGAAAATCTGACAAAAGTTCCACAAATGCAGTAGATGCTGGagaaatctcttttttttactCTGCTTGAATGTGGTTCTAAGATTGTCTctgatgtttgtgtgtctttAGTGAGTGACCTTCAGGAAGAGGGGAAGTATGCCATTAACGCACCACTCCTCCCTTCCAGTACTGACCTGCTCCCAGAGGACATGCTGCTAGGTAACACACTCCTCCCTCGTCATCAATTCAACTTGATTTACTCTTTTACTACCAGGAGAGAATCTctgttcttgttttattttttacttttgctaATTCTGAATACGCTTTGTTTTCAGTACCTCTGTAATAACAtacttatccccccccccctcctaaaaaaaaaaacaacaacaataagaacTTAATAACCACTTTCCCTCAGGATTGTACAGATTATACAGCGAAATTTCACTTTAAATGAGGTGTGTGACAGGTGAGTCGTGTGTATTACACTTTAAAGGACAATAAATACCACATTGTCCTCTGTATgaaattatttcaaatatttcagacagtatctcacaaaagtgagtacacccctcacatttttgtaaatatttgattatatcttttcatgtgacaacactgaagaaatgacactttgctacaatgtaaagtagtgtgtgtacagcttgtgtaacagtgtaaatttgctgtcccctcaaaataactcaacacacagccattaatgtctaaaccgctggcaacaaaagtgagtacacccctaagtgaaaatgtacaaattgggcccaaagtgtcaatattttgtgtggccaccattattttccagcactgccttaaccctcttgggcatggagttcaccagagcttcacaggttgccactggagtcctcttccactcctccatgacgacatcacggagctggtggatgttagagaccttgtgctcctccaccttccgtttgaggacgtcccacagatgctcaatagggtttaggtctggagacatgcttggccagtccatcaccttcaccctcagcttctttagcaaggcagtggttgtcttggtggtgtgtttggggtcgttatcatgctggaatactgccctgcggcccagtctctgcttcagtatgtcacagtacatgttggcattcatggttccctcaatgaactgtagctccccagtgccggcagcactcatgcagccacagaccatgacactcccaccaccatgctgactgtaggcaagacacttgtctttgtactcctcgcctggttgctgccacacatgcttgacaccgtCTGAACcaaagtttatcttggtctcatcagaccacaggacatggttccagtaatccatgtccttagtctgcttgtcttcagcaaactgtttgcgggctttcttgtgcatcatctgtagaagaggcttccttccgggacgacagccatgcagaccactttgatgcagtgtgcggcgtatggtctgagcactgacaggctgaccccccaccccttcaacctctgcagcaatgctggcagcactcatacgtctatttcccaaacacaacctcgggatatgacgctgagcaagTGCACtcgacttctttggtcgaccgtggcgaggcctgttctgagtggaacctgtcctgttaaaccgctgtatggtcttggccaccatgctgcagctcagtgtcagggtcttggaaatgttcttgtaacctaggccatctttatttagagcaacaattctttttttcagatcctcagagagttctttgccatgaggtgccatgttgaacatccagtgaccagtatgagggagtgtgagagctatgacaccaaatttaacacacctgctccccattcacacctgagaccttgtaacactaacaagttacatgacaccggggagggaaaatggctaattgggcccaatttggacattttcacttaggggtgtactcacttttgttgccagcggtttagacattaaaggctgtgtgttgagttattttgagagaacagcaaatttacactgttacacaagctgtacactcactactttacattgtagcaaagtgtcatttcttcagtgttgtcacatgaaaagatatcatcaaatatttacaaacatgtgaggggtgtactcacttctgtgagatactgtatatattaaagAAAGACTGACTAGTATTTGCCGCCTCTTAACAAGCTGCCTCTTCCCTATTTTTCATTATAGTGTTATtgacaaaaaaatgacaaaaaaataaaaataattctttaGTTTCAATTCTAATAAAATGTATAgatgtcacgtatcgtgacgtgGAGGAAGATAGGACGCATGCAagcgataaacaaaacgagaaacataaacactggtagcggagaaaccagcgtgaactaaactaacgaacctggactatgactatgactcacatctaaatctaaatctaaatctaaatcatCTAATCTATCTACTCTAATATTCCGCGTTGAGTGTTGGGAGGCACGCAGTATATTTGCCGACATGATCAGCCTCgtaactgctaacagctgagggcaatacagacacacgtggcacaacaaccaatgacaggacgGGGAGGacacataacagaaacataaacaaatgcacgtgtcaaAATGTCACTATTGTCCACacgggaaaagcaggtgctcgcgcacctgctcgtgcacgcgcgctcataTACTCCACGGCGCGTTGCACAAAGGGGGACTCATGACAATAGAGTACATTTCTCATGCTGCCTTATACACTTTGAGCCAGCCCAATGGCTGTGATGCCTTTTTATGTGCAGATTTCTGCCTAGAATTGTAAATAATTAAGCTTTATTTGTTTCAGCATAACATCTAAACAAAACCTGAGATCCGAATACAAGTAAATGTCATTGCCAATGTGAATTAAGTTCTCTTTTGTAACATTTTGACAACACCCAGTGTTACTCAGAATCACCTCTGAGTCACAGGAAAGTCAAAAAAGTTCATCTTTCTCTTTTATTAGAGGAAGTATTGAGTCACTCCCAAAACTTATTTTTGGTCACGGTGGaaagtatatgtatgtatacaggCCTCTCCGAAAggattggaacagcaaggccaattctattgttttcactatacattgaagacatttagaagaagaagaagaagcctttatttgtcacatctacattacatcacactgaaattcttttcttcacatatcccagcatgttaggaagttggggacagagtgcagggtcagccatgatatggcgcccctggagcagagagggttaagggccttactcaagggcccaacatttGGGTctcaaaagatgaaaatgagatgatagatcagaatttcagctttcatttcctcatatatacatctagatgtgttaaacaacttagaacatggcaccttttgtttgaacccacacattgtacttttaaaatattggaacatatgactgataggtgtttcttgctgcccaggtgtgccctgttagatcgATTGTTTAAATACTTAAttgctctgaatgtctactcttggtttgagtgCTAAGATTCGCCTGTAatgactgcatttgttgttaaaaaggataaatcaacatgaagaccagagagctgtctatgggagaaaagcaagtcatgtTGAagctgagaagagagagaaaatctatcagagccattgcacaagcattgggcgcagccaatacaacaatctggaatgtcctgaaaaagaaagaaaccactggtgtactaacacccagacatggaacaggttggccaaggaaaacaacaacagctgatggcAGAAACATTGatagctgtgaagaaaaactaaaaaataacAGTGAGtgtgatccgttctaaaggatccGTTCTAAACGCCatctttcagagagcatactctgctctgattggtcagatgtcccaatCTGTTGTGGTTGGTCTAGTGCTGTCAGCATGTCAAAAAGGAACCGCCCATTatcataacgagtttcagctccatttgtcagcgagcagccgatgaagaccagaggcggggttttttgttacaaacctacgtaggttagtacaggaagtaaagtctggaatcactaacgactcgattcagctgttcagaaacggttccttcttttgggagtcaataactcagtttgtcgtgcgctttgattttttaaactttgcagactttttacattcacaaacagctctataacacactacctGAAAGGTatcatttgaaaaaccataataggtgcgcttcaAAATCAACATGGAACTTGAATGGTAACCAGTGAAGAGAAGCGAGCATAGGTGTAAtgtgttgacattttaataGTACCAGTCAGTAATCTGGTCGTCGCATTTTGTACCAATTGCAAACGATCAACTGTTCTAGGCAAACCCAGATAGAGCGAATTACAATAGTCAAACCTAGATGttataaatgcatgaataacaGTTTCGAGGTCATTCTTGGAGAGCATCATATTCATTTTAGCAATAGATCAatagtgctttttaaaacaGCACTAATCTGCTTATCCAAGCACAGTGTGGAGCCAAAAATGACAGCAAGGTTTCTGACACAGTCGCACATATTAGAAGAGAGGGGACCAATCTCACTGACAatgacagaggacagagctgtacCAAAGACGATTATTTCGGTTTTATCATTGCTGTAAAAAGTTCATGTCCAGCCAGCGTTTAATATCATGTACACAGTTAAACAAACTAGACACAGAGTAGGTCTTATTTTTCACAGGAAGATAAAGCTGGGTGTCATCGGCATAGAAATGATATGATAAGTAGTGTCTCTCAGTAATATGACCTAGAGGAAGCATatagaaaagagaaaagtaCCCAAAATGGAACCCTGGGGAACACCATAGGGCATTTGAGCACAGGATGAGAAACACTTCCCTACATTAACAGAAAAGGTTCTCTCCTTGAGATAAGAGGCATACCATTCCAGCACAGGCCTCTGAAACCCTGCTACATGATCATGTCTTTGCAAAAGGATATCATGATCTACTAAAACATAGATTAAAATACAGCAACAGCATGAGTCAAGACTGAGTAAGAGGTCATTTGTACCTTCAGCAAAGCAGATTCAGTACTGTGAAGTTCCCTGAAACCAGACtgaaattaatataaaaattttccaagagttttgaaatgaaaaatagttTGGAAATGGGTCTGTAGTTATTCATGACATGCTGATCAAGATGATGCTTTTTTAATAGCATGTTTAAAAGTGACAGGCATCACCCCATTGACTAGAGAGCTATTAATAATAGCGGTCAAGACCGGACTCGAAGCAGGAAAAGCCCCTTTAAAAATATGCGAAGGCAGAACATCAGAAGGGCAGAAAGAGGACTTCATACTAGAACCAATATCAAAAAGCTGTGAAGGAGACACTGGTTGAAAAagcaacagaagaaaaaaaatgcaacagtctGGTGATGTTAGTGGTTcaccggcttgatgcagttattgcaagcaaggaatatgaaaccaaatattaagtgtcatttactttaatttactttaagacaatgtgttcctatacttttgccaCCTAAACgctgggtggtctgccaccaatgGTGCCATGTTTGTATCTGTTGTATCATATTCCAGTACGCACACACAAACGCCTTCCACCCTGACCAAAAATAGTTTTGGTCAGTGAGTCAGTACTTCTtctaatttgtttttatatatatatatatatatatatatatatatatatatatatatatatatatatatatataagtttaccAGCAGTATATTGCACACAGCAGCAcacttgccttcttcccatggTTCTTACCCAGGTTAGCGACACACATGCACCCAGCTGTGATTCATGTGTGAACATGTGATTCATCAGGCCggccaggccaccttcttccactgctccatggtccagttctgctgcacacacacccatcgAAGATGTTTTCAGCGATGGGCACTCTGATCCGTCTGTGTTCTCTGATCTgagcactgtgtgttctgacacctttctatcatagccagcattaactttttcagcagtttgtactacagtagctcttctatgGGATCGGACCACACGGGCTAGCTTTCATTTACCAagcacatcagtgagccttgggtgacCATGTtcctgtcgctggttcactggttgtccttcaaTGGACCCCTTCTGATAGGTAGTAACTATTGCAGGCTGGGAACACCCcactgcctaatatatcccaccctttaacaggtgccactgtaacgagataatcaatgttatggtatttgtttacttatttatttgccaaaaactgcagcttttatttaaaaactaaaagagcAAAAAGGTTTCCTTTTTCAGGTTATGGGTAGGTTTATTTGCGATTATAGACTTTCATGATGTCTTATTCTCTTCACAGAGGAGAATGCTGAGAGGATTATGTTAGATCCCGTCTCAAGAGAGAATCCCAAATTTAAAGACCTACAGAAGGTTTGTTTCTCATTCCCTTTGCTTGACTCTTTGTGTTTTTTGGCAACACCTAGCCAATCTAGACAACAGTAGATGTTTAAGTGTCCAGAACATGTTGTGGCGTAAAAGCATTTCAAGAGTTGTTTTCTCAGCCGAAAGTTGCTTTCTCAGCCGAGCACTGAGGCAATGAGACGTCCAGTTATGATGACGCTGCTCAGTGTTGCCTTAATGATGCTGGTTACTCTTGCATTAAACCCAGGTTCTGGTTGATTGGATCAATAATGAGCTGGAGGAAGACAGGATCATAGTTAAAGATCTAGAAGAGGATCTCTATGATGGACAGGTGTTGCAGAAGCTGTTTGGTAAGAAAAGATATTGAGAGGATGTAAGAAAGAGCAGATCATTTAATGATTAAATACTTTGGTTGACAGAAGTGGATTTTATATGTCAGTGCTTTAACTTACACTGggaacaaatgtgtgtgtgtgtgtgtgttttatctctAACAGAGAAGCTTTCAGGACGTAAGCTGAATGTAGCAGAAGTGACCCAATCAGAGATCGGTCAGAAACAGAAGCTACAGACTGTTCTGGAAGCAGTGAATGAGCTGCTCCGACCTCAAGGCTGGACAATAGATTGGGGAGTTGATTGTGAGTACAATacagtgaggagtgtgtgtcgTCCTATCTTGATCACCCCAACACTTTCATCCAGAATAATGAAAGGCTAAATGTTGTGTCCTGGTTTTTCCTCCTTCAGCAATCCACTCTAAGAACCTGGTAGCCATCGTGTATTTGCTGGTAACTCTGGCCATGCACTTTATGGCCCCAATCAGGCTCCCTGAGCATGTCTCTGTAAAGGTGGTGGTAGTCAAGGTGTGTAAACTTGTCTAGAACGTTGACATGCTCATTCCATTCATATTCATATGAGCTAAATAGTAAAGCTTTCAATTTCTTTATGTTCTATAGAAAAAGGAGGGCATCTTAAACACATTGCGTATAACAAAAGAACTCACAACTACTACAGAGTAAGTGAAGCATTTGACTTCCCTTAGTGGCATCTAGTGGTCGAATGATGCTTTCTACACAACATGTAACTACTGTGTTACTCCTGTTCATTTGTAGGATGATGATGGGAAGATTTGGTGAGTAGGCAATATGTTGGTAAACATGAGACAGTTATCTCACAAGGGCTCTAAGTACATGATattgccaaaagtttgtggacacctgaccattacacccataagTGCTTTTGGAACATCACATTCCAGATTTGCTTCCCCCTGttttaataacctccactcctCTGGGTAGGATTTCCACTAGAATTTGGAGCTTGGCTGTGGGAATTTcccattcagtcacaagagcattagtgaggcctGGTGCAAAGTCCTGGTggtccagttcatcccaaaggttttcagagtggttgaggtcagggctctgtgcaggacactcgagttcttccgctccaaacttggcaaaccatgtcttcatgttCCTGTTccactggaacaggtttgggtgtcttagttccaatgaagggaaatcTGAATGCTATagcatgcaaagacattttATTCAGTTGTGTGCTTCATACTTTGTGGTAGCAGTTTGACGATGCACcgcatgggtgtgatggtctggtcgtgtgtccacaaacttttgaccacaCAGTGCATGTGAAACAGTTGCATAACTTTACTGGAATATATtagatttataatatatatatatatatatatatatatatatatatatatatatatatatatatatatatatatatattgttttgtgATTGCAGAGAGGGATGCCTTTGACACCTTACTGGACCATGCACCTGACAAGCTCAATGTGGTCAAGACGGTAAAACACCTTGTCTCACAGCATGTCTCACACCACAGTACCCCTCTATTATATTTAAGATGTCCTCCTATAGTATAATGTCTTAATAATAGTAAGTCACTTTAACTTTAAAGGCTTTAACATTTTCAAGTCCAGCCATCACGTGTTACTCTTAATAGACCTTTCAATGGTATAAATTTCTAGATTGATGATGGTTTATCGTCTTTCTCAGTCCCTGATCACCTTTGTAAATAAACACCTGAACAAGCTGAATCTGGAAGTCACTGAGCTGGAGTCACAGGTGAGCCAAACtgatcttctcttctcttctcttctcttctcttctcgtctcttctcttctcttccttaCAAACATTCTGAAAGACTTCCAAAGTATCATACATAGCCTGTATCTGTCAACATCTAAACATTAATATATCTGTGCAAATCATCTGTGTGTTTATAGTTTGCAGATGGTGTATATCTGGTGCTGCTGATGGGCCTATTGGAAGGTTATTTTGTACCGCTGTATAACTTTTACCTCACGCCAGAGAGCTTTGAACAGAAAGTGAGTGTAATGCTCCTCATTCGTTCAGCTGCATGGACCACTCTGTACCACAAAAATGGTATTTTTTCAGGAGAGAGGAAATTTAATATTTAGGAAATTTAATATAGAGGAAATTTTACAATTTGTGTGTTACACAGGTGCATAATGTGGCATTTGCATTCGAGTTGATGCAGGATGGAGGACTGAAGAAGCCCAAAGCTCGACCAGAAGGtactaaataattaataatttactaGGTTAGAACACCAGGGATTAGAATTATTTCTCTTAGTATAAATCACTTATATGAGTCACACAGGGAATTAAACTAATGACAGGCGAGTGCTTATAGATCACCTGAAATACATAGCGTCTGACCTGTAGTATGTAGTTTATTCAGTAGATGGCGACACTCACCGTATAACCATCCACACAATGCACAGTTCTCTAGTTAATTATTTTCTGAACCTGTAGGATATTTATagtttgactaataaaccatacgGTTAGTCTCTGTCTCAAACTTCAGTGGTCAAACATTCATGTAGATGTGGCTGTCTCCTGGATTAATCTCTAATCACTAAACATTAGAAATTATGATTCATAAACACTGATTGATGAAACTAAAAATAGGGTAAATCACACTACTAATCTCATTTATCATTAAGGTATGTTATCGATTCTAAGGTATGTTATAGAGTCTCTGTTATagattcttctgtttttttgcaacgcataaaaaaacaaagcatcACCTGTCTCAGAGTCTCATAAATAAATCCTGTTTGTACGCTCGCTGTATGAACATATGGCCAGTGACAAGATTCGTGAAGAGAAATGCAACGCATTATTGCACTGTTCTCAGGTGCTGAATATAGAGCAGAATCATTTCAAGACGATACTGTTCAATCCACTGTTAAAAAGAAGTACCATTTGCATTTGAGGCAGTTTGTCAGGTTGGGCTTGTGATGAAGATTGTAGAAGGTGGTAGATGCGAATGTTCTACAGACAGATTCTAATATCTTTACTGAAAACCTTCAGTGGTTTACGAGGCTCAAGGAAAAACTGCACCATCTAGCATTTTGAACATCTGACTGCTCGAGAACTGCTACCAGTATgctatctgtttgtttgttttttgttttgttttttgtagatGTTGTGAATTTGAACCTGAAGGCTACTCTGAGAGTCTTGTATAACCTCTTCACCAATTACAAAAGTGCTGATTGATGGAGAAAAGAGAGTTTGGCTGCAGATCAACACTTATCTTATACCTGAATGATGCCATATGTCCACTTTTTGTATTTAATAACATTTGTTTACACATGTTGCCTGTCTTTCTTTGCTCTTAAGTACAGATGCAGCTGTTCTGTCAGAAAGCACTAAACATAATTCAAATGCTATTATGCATAACTTATGAAAACAAGGCTCACTGCTCCTAACAGTGTTATGTTAGATTAATAAGTGCTTGACGTTTGGATATTTTATGATCTGTATAGtctgtggattatttaaaatataatatatgttaTAAATGTATTCTGATTATTAAACGGTTATATTCAATATCATTTGTTCTTGtcatttacttgtatttgttattatttgtcAGTTTAGCAGTTATTTACCAATTATATAAGGGTCAATCTACCAAAGCGTCATGAGTACAGGATAAGATCTGTGCTGATCAGCCTGGACACGTACTTTCTCCACTAGACCTGCAGTGAATATGTACAAACAGCTAAACCATTCCAGCTTAGCATAGGAAACTCCTGAATACTGAATGAGGTCTTAAATTGGTAGTATAGCTTATATTGATCACTTTTCCATGGTCTTTTTATGGTCAGCTTAGAGAAATGACCAATAGGAAGGAACATCAAAGGAACATCAAGCGTGTTCCAGAATTGTATTGTGATTTGTATGG
The genomic region above belongs to Ictalurus punctatus breed USDA103 chromosome 14, Coco_2.0, whole genome shotgun sequence and contains:
- the parvb gene encoding beta-parvin isoform X2; amino-acid sequence: MARSAAHTGKMKKDESFLGKFGGTLGRKKKAKEVSDLQEEGKYAINAPLLPSSTDLLPEDMLLEENAERIMLDPVSRENPKFKDLQKVLVDWINNELEEDRIIVKDLEEDLYDGQVLQKLFEKLSGRKLNVAEVTQSEIGQKQKLQTVLEAVNELLRPQGWTIDWGVDSIHSKNLVAIVYLLVTLAMHFMAPIRLPEHVSVKVVVVKKKEGILNTLRITKELTTTTEMMMGRFERDAFDTLLDHAPDKLNVVKTSLITFVNKHLNKLNLEVTELESQFADGVYLVLLMGLLEGYFVPLYNFYLTPESFEQKVHNVAFAFELMQDGGLKKPKARPEDVVNLNLKATLRVLYNLFTNYKSAD
- the parvb gene encoding beta-parvin isoform X3; amino-acid sequence: MSDLQEEGKYAINAPLLPSSTDLLPEDMLLEENAERIMLDPVSRENPKFKDLQKVLVDWINNELEEDRIIVKDLEEDLYDGQVLQKLFEKLSGRKLNVAEVTQSEIGQKQKLQTVLEAVNELLRPQGWTIDWGVDSIHSKNLVAIVYLLVTLAMHFMAPIRLPEHVSVKVVVVKKKEGILNTLRITKELTTTTEMMMGRFERDAFDTLLDHAPDKLNVVKTSLITFVNKHLNKLNLEVTELESQFADGVYLVLLMGLLEGYFVPLYNFYLTPESFEQKVHNVAFAFELMQDGGLKKPKARPEDVVNLNLKATLRVLYNLFTNYKSAD
- the parvb gene encoding beta-parvin isoform X1; its protein translation is MLVWTHTHSHTLTGSYTLSPVILLRVPSGSRTVFYDMAGLLCGTKRKKQVSDLQEEGKYAINAPLLPSSTDLLPEDMLLEENAERIMLDPVSRENPKFKDLQKVLVDWINNELEEDRIIVKDLEEDLYDGQVLQKLFEKLSGRKLNVAEVTQSEIGQKQKLQTVLEAVNELLRPQGWTIDWGVDSIHSKNLVAIVYLLVTLAMHFMAPIRLPEHVSVKVVVVKKKEGILNTLRITKELTTTTEMMMGRFERDAFDTLLDHAPDKLNVVKTSLITFVNKHLNKLNLEVTELESQFADGVYLVLLMGLLEGYFVPLYNFYLTPESFEQKVHNVAFAFELMQDGGLKKPKARPEDVVNLNLKATLRVLYNLFTNYKSAD